The stretch of DNA TTTCAAAAGAACGGCTGCAGGCGGAGTTTTTGTGATGAATGTAAATGAACGGTCTTCAAAAACCGAAATTTCAACCGGGATAATCAATCCTGCTTGATCTGCTGTACGCGCATTGAATTCTTTACAGAATCCCATGATGTTAACACCAGCTTGACCTAGTGCCGGACCAACCGGCGGCGCAGGGTTTGCTTTACCTGCAGGAATTTGCAGTTTTACGACTTTAATTACTTTTTTAGCCACGAGACACACCTCCTTAAGTCCGTGATGTGGTACATGGGGCTTTGCCCCTCCCACTCTGTCTATCTTTATTTGAATAAAGATGATTAATAAAAATGAGTCTTACTCAGTACGACACGTACTGACCTAAAAAATAGTAACATTTTTCAAACAAGATTTCAACCCGTTTTCAGGATAATTTATTCACTTGATCAAAATCAAGCTCAACAGGCGTTTCACGACCGAACATATTTACAAGCACTTTCAGCTTTCCTTTGTCCTGGTCAATTTCTTCAACGCTGCCTTCAAACTCCGCAAACGGCCCTTCTTTCACAATCACGGTTTCACCAAGCTCATAGTCGCCATCGCGACGGCGCTCATCCATTCCCATCTGCTTCAGAATAGATGTTACTTCATCCGGAAGCAAAGGCGTTGGCTTAGAGCCATGGCC from Domibacillus sp. DTU_2020_1001157_1_SI_ALB_TIR_016 encodes:
- the rplK gene encoding 50S ribosomal protein L11, whose protein sequence is MAKKVIKVVKLQIPAGKANPAPPVGPALGQAGVNIMGFCKEFNARTADQAGLIIPVEISVFEDRSFTFITKTPPAAVLLKKAAGIESGSGEPNRNKVATVKRDKVREIAETKMPDLNAADVEAAMRMVEGTARSMGIVIED